Proteins co-encoded in one Pseudomonas beijingensis genomic window:
- a CDS encoding acetoacetate--CoA ligase translates to MSDILWQPSPERIAQSRMNAFRRFVNARHHLQLNDYPTLHAWSIDQREAFWQAIVDFFEIHFHQAPDAVVVEGAQMPSARWFPGATLNFAEHLLRRRDDAVAVVALAENGGQEQLTWSELAVHVAGLQKSLQAAGVTRGDRVAACMPNTWQTLVGMLASTSLGAIWSCSSPDFGTQGVIDRFGQIEPKVLITCAGYRYAGKLIDQRAKVNEILERLPSLQQLIVLPYAQPDARVEDFKTPAAVALWNDFYQPGGEPEFVSVPFDHPLYILYSSGTTGVPKCIVHGTGGVLLQHVKEHGLHVDLGPEDRLFYYTTCGWMMWNWLVSALAVGSAVVLYDGSPFHPGPERLLDLIDEQRISVFGTSPKFLAALESEGLKPRQTHRLGSLKTLLSTGSALAPHSYDYVYRDFKPDVCLASMSGGTDIVSCFVNGNPLSPVRRGEMQGKSLGMAVQVWSEAGNPVIAEKGELVCTRHFPAMPIGLWNDPRQEKLRASYFAQFPGVWAQGDYAEELPHGGLLIHGRSDAVLNPGGVRIGTAEIYRQVEKVEQVLDSVAIGQQWQGDVRVVLFVRLRDGVTLDDALEQRIRQVIRANTTPRHVPAKILAVSDIPRTISGKVVELAVRNVVHGEVVKNTDALANPGALEQFRDRPELAS, encoded by the coding sequence ATGTCCGACATCCTCTGGCAACCCAGCCCCGAACGCATCGCCCAGTCGCGCATGAACGCCTTTCGTCGGTTCGTCAACGCGCGGCATCACCTGCAACTGAACGACTACCCTACCCTGCACGCCTGGAGCATCGACCAGCGCGAGGCCTTCTGGCAGGCCATTGTCGATTTCTTCGAGATTCACTTTCACCAAGCGCCCGACGCGGTAGTGGTGGAGGGCGCGCAAATGCCCAGCGCTCGGTGGTTCCCTGGCGCCACGCTGAACTTCGCCGAACACCTGCTGCGTCGCCGCGATGACGCCGTCGCGGTGGTGGCGCTGGCCGAAAACGGCGGCCAGGAGCAACTGACCTGGAGCGAACTCGCCGTCCATGTTGCCGGCCTGCAAAAAAGCCTGCAAGCCGCCGGCGTCACCCGGGGCGACCGGGTCGCGGCGTGCATGCCCAACACCTGGCAGACACTGGTGGGCATGCTCGCCAGCACCAGCCTGGGCGCCATCTGGTCGTGCTCGTCACCGGACTTCGGCACCCAGGGCGTCATCGACCGGTTCGGCCAGATCGAGCCCAAGGTGCTGATCACCTGCGCCGGTTATCGCTATGCCGGCAAGCTCATCGACCAGCGCGCCAAGGTCAATGAAATCCTCGAACGGCTGCCGTCGCTGCAACAACTGATCGTGTTGCCTTATGCCCAACCTGACGCCCGCGTCGAAGACTTCAAGACCCCGGCCGCGGTTGCGTTGTGGAACGACTTCTATCAACCCGGTGGCGAGCCGGAATTCGTCAGCGTTCCGTTCGACCACCCGCTGTACATCCTCTACTCCAGCGGCACCACCGGGGTGCCTAAATGCATCGTCCATGGCACCGGTGGCGTGCTGCTGCAACACGTCAAGGAACATGGCCTGCACGTCGACCTCGGCCCCGAAGATCGGCTGTTCTACTACACGACCTGCGGCTGGATGATGTGGAACTGGCTGGTGTCGGCCCTCGCCGTGGGCAGCGCGGTGGTGCTCTACGATGGCTCGCCGTTCCACCCCGGTCCCGAGCGCTTGCTGGACCTGATCGATGAGCAGCGCATCAGCGTTTTCGGCACCAGCCCAAAATTCCTCGCGGCTCTGGAAAGCGAAGGCCTCAAGCCCCGACAGACGCATCGTTTGGGCAGCCTGAAAACCCTCCTGTCCACCGGTTCGGCACTGGCGCCCCATAGCTACGACTACGTGTACCGGGACTTCAAGCCCGACGTCTGCCTGGCCTCGATGTCCGGCGGCACCGACATTGTCTCGTGCTTCGTCAACGGCAACCCACTGTCACCGGTGCGCCGGGGCGAAATGCAAGGCAAGAGCCTGGGCATGGCCGTGCAGGTCTGGAGCGAGGCCGGCAACCCGGTCATCGCTGAAAAAGGTGAGTTGGTGTGCACCCGGCATTTCCCGGCAATGCCCATTGGTTTATGGAATGACCCTCGACAGGAAAAACTGCGCGCGTCCTACTTCGCCCAGTTCCCCGGCGTCTGGGCCCAAGGTGACTACGCCGAAGAACTGCCCCACGGCGGCCTGTTGATCCATGGACGCTCCGACGCCGTGCTCAACCCGGGTGGCGTGCGCATCGGCACGGCGGAAATCTATCGGCAGGTGGAAAAGGTCGAGCAGGTGCTGGACAGCGTCGCCATCGGCCAGCAATGGCAGGGTGATGTCCGGGTGGTGCTGTTCGTGCGCCTGCGCGATGGCGTGACGCTGGATGATGCCTTGGAACAACGGATCCGCCAGGTCATCCGCGCCAACACCACACCACGGCATGTGCCGGCGAAAATCCTCGCGGTCAGTGATATTCCGCGAACCATCAGCGGCAAGGTGGTGGAGTTGGCGGTGCGCAATGTGGTGCATGGCGAGGTGGTGAAGAACACCGATGCCCTCGCCAACCCCGGGGCGCTGGAGCAGTTTCGGGATCGGCCGGAGCTTGCGAGCTGA
- a CDS encoding 3-hydroxybutyrate dehydrogenase has translation MTTPLSGKTALVTGSTSGIGLGIALSLAKAGANLILNGFGDASTVIAEVKQFGGKVGHHPADVSDPAQIADMLAYAEREFGGVDILVNNAGIQHVAAVEDFPVERWDSIIAINLSSVFHATRLSLPGMRAKGWGRIINVASVHGQVGSVGKAAYVAAKHGVIGLTKVVGLETATSNVTCNAICPGWVLTPLVQKQIDDRIASGVDPQQAQHDLLAEKQPSLEFVTPPQLGELVLFLCSEAGSQVRGAAWNIDGGWLAQ, from the coding sequence ATGACAACCCCTCTTTCGGGCAAGACCGCCCTGGTCACCGGCTCTACCAGCGGCATCGGCCTGGGCATCGCCCTGAGCCTGGCCAAGGCCGGCGCCAACCTGATCCTCAACGGCTTCGGCGATGCCTCGACGGTGATCGCCGAGGTGAAACAGTTCGGCGGCAAGGTCGGTCATCATCCGGCCGATGTCAGCGACCCGGCGCAGATCGCCGACATGCTCGCCTACGCCGAGCGCGAGTTCGGTGGCGTGGACATCCTGGTGAACAACGCCGGGATCCAGCACGTGGCCGCGGTGGAGGATTTCCCGGTGGAGCGCTGGGATTCGATCATTGCCATCAACCTGTCCTCGGTGTTCCACGCCACCCGCCTGAGCCTGCCAGGCATGCGCGCCAAGGGCTGGGGGCGGATTATCAACGTCGCCTCGGTGCACGGTCAGGTCGGTTCAGTAGGCAAGGCGGCGTACGTCGCGGCCAAGCATGGGGTGATCGGCCTGACCAAGGTGGTCGGCCTGGAGACCGCCACCAGCAACGTGACCTGCAACGCCATCTGCCCGGGCTGGGTGCTGACGCCGCTGGTGCAAAAACAGATCGACGACCGCATTGCCTCCGGCGTCGACCCGCAACAGGCACAGCATGACCTGCTAGCCGAGAAGCAGCCGTCCCTGGAATTCGTCACCCCGCCGCAGTTAGGAGAACTGGTGCTGTTTCTGTGCAGCGAAGCTGGGAGCCAGGTGCGGGGTGCGGCGTGGAATATTGATGGTGGATGGTTGGCTCAGTAA
- a CDS encoding GntP family permease — translation MSVIIALAALALLMVAAYRGYSVILFAPIAALGAVLLTDPSAVAPAFTGVFMEKMVGFIKLYFPVFLLGAVFGKLIELSGFSRSIVAAAIRLLGTRQAMLVIVLVCAVLTYGGVSLFVVVFAVYPFAAEMFRQSNIPKRLIPATIALGAFSFTMDALPGTPQIQNIIPSTFFNTTAWAAPWLGVIGTIFVFSLGMLFLQRQRNKAQRVGEGYGTELRNEPETAEDIKLPNPWIAVSPLLAVGVMNLLFTQWIPQWYGKTHSLALPGMATPVTSDIAKLTAIWAVQAALLVGIIMVLLFGFRAIRSKLAEGSKSAVGGALLAAMNTASEYGFGAVIASLPGFLVLADWLKNIPNPLVNEAVTVTLLAGITGSASGGMSIALAAMSESFISAAHAANIPLEVLHRVAAMASGGMDTLPHNGAVITLLAVTGLTHREAYKDIFCITLIKTLAVFFVIAVFYATGIV, via the coding sequence ATGAGTGTGATCATTGCCTTGGCAGCCCTCGCGCTGCTGATGGTTGCCGCCTACCGTGGCTACAGCGTTATCCTCTTTGCTCCCATCGCCGCCCTCGGTGCCGTCCTGCTCACCGACCCGTCCGCCGTCGCCCCTGCCTTCACCGGGGTGTTCATGGAGAAAATGGTCGGTTTCATCAAACTGTATTTCCCGGTGTTCCTGCTCGGCGCGGTGTTCGGCAAGCTGATCGAGCTGTCGGGGTTCTCCCGCTCCATCGTCGCCGCAGCGATTCGCTTGCTGGGCACACGCCAGGCCATGCTGGTGATCGTGCTGGTCTGCGCCGTGCTGACCTATGGCGGTGTGTCGCTGTTTGTCGTGGTGTTCGCGGTGTACCCGTTCGCCGCCGAGATGTTCCGCCAGAGCAATATTCCCAAGCGCCTGATCCCGGCCACCATCGCCCTCGGCGCGTTCTCCTTCACCATGGACGCCCTGCCCGGCACGCCGCAGATCCAGAACATCATCCCCAGCACGTTCTTCAACACCACCGCCTGGGCCGCACCGTGGCTGGGGGTGATCGGTACGATCTTCGTGTTCAGCCTCGGCATGCTGTTTTTGCAACGCCAGCGCAACAAGGCCCAGCGTGTGGGCGAAGGCTACGGCACCGAGTTGCGCAACGAGCCGGAAACCGCCGAAGACATCAAGCTGCCGAACCCCTGGATCGCCGTTTCGCCGCTGCTGGCGGTAGGGGTCATGAACCTGCTGTTCACCCAGTGGATTCCCCAATGGTATGGCAAGACCCACAGCCTGGCGCTGCCAGGCATGGCGACACCAGTGACCAGCGACATCGCCAAGCTCACCGCGATCTGGGCGGTGCAGGCGGCGTTGCTGGTGGGCATCATCATGGTCCTGCTGTTCGGCTTCCGGGCCATTCGCAGCAAACTGGCCGAAGGCAGCAAGAGTGCCGTGGGCGGTGCGTTGCTGGCGGCGATGAACACCGCGTCGGAATACGGCTTCGGCGCGGTCATCGCATCCTTGCCGGGCTTCCTGGTGCTGGCCGACTGGCTCAAGAACATTCCCAACCCATTGGTCAATGAAGCGGTGACGGTCACACTGCTGGCGGGCATCACCGGCTCTGCCTCGGGTGGCATGAGCATCGCCTTGGCGGCAATGTCTGAAAGCTTCATCAGCGCCGCCCACGCCGCCAATATTCCCCTGGAAGTGCTGCACCGGGTGGCCGCCATGGCCAGCGGCGGCATGGACACCCTGCCCCACAACGGCGCGGTGATTACCCTGCTGGCGGTGACCGGGCTGACCCACCGTGAGGCCTACAAAGACATTTTCTGCATTACGCTGATCAAGACCCTCGCGGTGTTCTTCGTGATCGCTGTGTTCTACGCCACTGGCATTGTGTGA
- a CDS encoding hybrid sensor histidine kinase/response regulator, translated as MNVTSAGSDTQRLVSLVDWAKTPLGAARNWPQSLHTAVDIVLHSPMPMALLWGPQLSHLYNDAFGRLAGDKHPQAFGQPTHAAWPELKETSEGIYHRVLQGQTHTCRDQHWRVPFAGRLCDVWLDLTYSPVRDESGSVAGILVTAIETSERRRLAMEFERRSEASLKAQHESEERLQLALAAADALGTWDWDISEDRFIADAHFALLHGVDPNLSRQLPISAYLEGVHPEDRAMVARSIKHCITHGTEYAEEYRLLQPDNELRWVYVRGRCYKDRHGRPKRFLGAALDLTERKRTEQALRQSQTELQLIINAMPILISYVDREERFRLNNSAYLNWYGLTPQELYGKTVREVLGEEAYAARAQQIADALAGKPCSFTVQMDHRDGRPRHSLINYLPRHGADGAVNGFYIFVIDETESRKTEEALRNLNETLEERVIARTQQLAEANQRLQSEMFERERAEEALRHAQKMEAVGQLTGGIAHDFNNMLTGILGSLDLMQRYIAAGRTAEIGRFTEAAVASANRAASLTHRLLAFSRRQSLDRKPLDANELVCSLEDLLSRTTGDHIVLRLQLTHELWPVSTDASQLENALLNLVINARDAMPDGGELVVETANVYLDGTDINTLEPVKAGDYVMIAVSDNGSGMTPAVLAKAFDPFFTTKPIGQGTGLGLSMIYGFAQQSGGHLNLDSVPGQGTRVQLYLPRLHVSPAQQPVTPETLDVPPAIAGETVLLVEDEPAVRMLVLDLLKTLGYTALEAQDAVTALPMLESDQRIDLLVTDVGLPGMNGRQLAEIARQHRPGLKVLFMTGYAQKAAERQGFLDQGMDMVAKPFTLDLLANKIRTMINHGS; from the coding sequence ATGAACGTGACATCCGCCGGCAGCGATACACAGCGCCTGGTCAGCCTGGTGGACTGGGCCAAGACCCCGTTGGGCGCTGCCCGAAACTGGCCCCAGAGCTTGCACACCGCCGTGGACATCGTGCTCCATTCGCCCATGCCGATGGCCTTGCTGTGGGGACCGCAACTGTCCCATCTCTACAACGACGCCTTCGGCCGACTGGCCGGGGACAAGCACCCCCAGGCGTTCGGCCAGCCGACCCATGCAGCATGGCCCGAACTCAAAGAAACGAGCGAAGGGATTTACCACCGCGTGTTGCAAGGCCAGACGCACACCTGCCGCGATCAGCACTGGCGCGTGCCTTTCGCCGGTCGCCTCTGCGATGTCTGGCTGGACCTGACCTACAGCCCGGTGCGTGACGAAAGCGGCAGCGTCGCCGGCATCCTGGTCACCGCCATCGAGACCAGCGAACGACGCCGCCTGGCCATGGAGTTCGAACGGCGCTCCGAGGCCAGCCTCAAGGCCCAGCACGAAAGTGAAGAGCGCCTGCAACTGGCCTTGGCCGCCGCCGACGCGCTGGGTACCTGGGATTGGGACATCAGCGAAGACCGCTTCATTGCCGACGCGCATTTCGCTTTATTGCATGGCGTCGATCCGAACCTGTCGCGCCAGTTGCCCATCAGCGCCTACCTCGAAGGTGTGCATCCCGAGGATCGGGCGATGGTTGCCCGCAGCATCAAGCACTGCATCACCCACGGCACCGAATACGCCGAGGAGTACCGGCTGCTGCAACCCGACAATGAGTTGCGCTGGGTGTACGTGCGCGGCCGTTGCTACAAGGACCGCCACGGCCGGCCCAAGCGCTTTCTTGGCGCGGCCCTGGACCTGACCGAACGCAAGCGCACCGAGCAAGCCCTGCGCCAGAGCCAGACCGAGCTGCAGTTGATCATCAATGCCATGCCGATCCTCATCAGCTACGTGGACCGCGAAGAGCGTTTCCGGCTGAACAACAGCGCCTACCTGAACTGGTATGGCCTGACCCCGCAGGAGCTCTATGGCAAGACCGTCCGCGAAGTGCTCGGCGAAGAGGCCTATGCCGCCCGCGCCCAACAGATCGCCGACGCCCTGGCCGGCAAGCCGTGCAGCTTCACCGTGCAGATGGACCATCGCGACGGTCGCCCGCGCCATTCACTGATCAACTACCTGCCCCGCCACGGCGCGGACGGTGCGGTGAACGGTTTCTACATCTTCGTGATCGACGAGACCGAGAGCCGGAAAACCGAGGAAGCCCTGCGCAACCTCAACGAAACACTGGAGGAACGGGTCATCGCCCGGACCCAGCAATTGGCCGAAGCCAACCAGCGCCTGCAAAGCGAGATGTTCGAACGCGAGCGCGCCGAAGAAGCCCTGCGCCATGCGCAGAAAATGGAGGCCGTGGGCCAACTCACCGGCGGCATTGCCCATGACTTCAACAACATGCTCACCGGCATCCTCGGCAGCCTCGACCTGATGCAACGCTACATCGCCGCCGGGCGCACCGCCGAGATCGGTCGCTTCACCGAGGCGGCAGTGGCCTCGGCCAACCGCGCCGCGTCCCTGACCCATCGACTGCTGGCGTTTTCCCGCCGTCAGTCCCTGGACCGCAAGCCGCTGGACGCCAACGAGCTGGTGTGCTCGCTCGAAGACCTGCTGAGCCGGACCACCGGCGATCACATCGTGCTGCGCCTGCAACTGACCCACGAGCTGTGGCCAGTCAGCACCGATGCCAGCCAGTTGGAAAACGCCCTGCTCAACCTGGTGATCAACGCCCGGGATGCGATGCCCGACGGCGGCGAGTTGGTCGTCGAAACCGCCAACGTCTACCTAGACGGCACGGACATCAACACCCTGGAACCGGTCAAGGCCGGCGACTACGTGATGATCGCCGTCAGCGACAACGGCAGCGGCATGACCCCCGCCGTGCTGGCCAAGGCCTTCGACCCGTTCTTCACCACCAAGCCCATCGGCCAGGGCACCGGTCTGGGGTTGTCGATGATCTACGGGTTTGCCCAACAGTCGGGTGGGCACCTCAACCTGGACAGCGTGCCGGGCCAGGGCACGCGGGTGCAGTTATACCTGCCGCGCCTGCACGTTTCGCCGGCTCAACAACCCGTCACGCCGGAGACGCTCGACGTACCGCCGGCCATCGCCGGGGAAACCGTATTGCTGGTGGAAGATGAACCCGCCGTGCGCATGCTGGTGCTCGACCTGTTGAAGACCTTGGGCTACACCGCCCTTGAGGCCCAGGACGCCGTGACGGCCCTGCCCATGCTGGAATCGGACCAGCGCATCGACCTATTGGTGACCGACGTCGGGCTACCGGGCATGAATGGCCGGCAACTGGCGGAAATCGCCCGTCAGCACCGGCCGGGGCTGAAAGTGCTG
- a CDS encoding sigma-54 interaction domain-containing protein translates to MNPTESLKDYKRVRTLAIRSLFEIIEQSSEGTVIVDRDANIVWMNERYARRFGLNSAQEAIGRACESVIPGSLLREVVRTGRPILLDMQDTPKEPLVVMRLPIHDSAGAVIGAIGFALFDELRSLSPMLKRYLSMQEELASTRSLLRARQTKYNFAHFIGTSNAGLEVKRRARRSASADSPVLLLGETGTGKELLAQAIHSASPRAHKAFVSINSAAIPESLLEAEFFGTAPGAFTGADRKGRAGKLQIAQGGTLFLDEIGDMPLPLQSKLLRVLQEKEYEPVGSNEVLQSDVRIIAATSMDLEAAIKRGEFRADLYYRLNVLPIQVPPLRERLDDLPALSEAILEELRSQHELNPAALDLLRQHAWPGNIRELRNVLERAALLSDDLMLTAADIRAAIGTFIPVTRPADASFEPLPHETFSQARARFDRHLIETTLAQCGGKVVEAAGRLGLGRSTLYKKMVALGIAESQ, encoded by the coding sequence ATGAACCCCACCGAAAGCCTCAAGGATTACAAGCGCGTGCGCACGCTGGCGATCCGTTCGTTGTTCGAGATCATCGAGCAGTCCAGCGAAGGCACGGTGATTGTCGACCGTGACGCGAATATCGTCTGGATGAACGAACGCTACGCCCGGCGCTTCGGCCTGAACTCGGCGCAGGAAGCGATTGGTCGGGCGTGCGAGAGCGTGATTCCCGGCAGCCTGTTGCGCGAAGTGGTGCGCACCGGGCGGCCGATCCTGCTGGACATGCAGGACACCCCCAAGGAGCCGCTGGTGGTGATGCGCCTGCCGATCCACGACAGCGCGGGCGCGGTGATCGGTGCCATCGGCTTTGCCTTGTTCGATGAATTGCGCAGCCTGTCGCCGATGCTCAAGCGCTATCTGAGCATGCAGGAAGAACTGGCCTCCACCCGTTCGCTGCTGCGGGCGCGGCAAACCAAGTACAACTTTGCCCATTTCATTGGCACCAGCAACGCCGGTCTTGAGGTCAAGCGCCGTGCCCGGCGCAGCGCCAGCGCCGATTCGCCGGTGCTGCTGCTCGGCGAAACCGGCACCGGCAAGGAACTGCTGGCCCAGGCCATCCACAGCGCTTCGCCGCGGGCGCACAAGGCGTTCGTCAGCATCAACAGCGCGGCGATTCCTGAATCACTGCTGGAAGCCGAATTCTTTGGTACCGCGCCTGGGGCCTTTACCGGGGCCGACCGCAAGGGCCGCGCCGGCAAGCTGCAGATCGCCCAGGGTGGCACGCTGTTCCTCGACGAGATCGGCGACATGCCGCTGCCGCTGCAAAGCAAACTGCTGCGAGTGCTCCAAGAAAAAGAGTACGAACCGGTGGGCTCCAACGAGGTGCTGCAAAGCGACGTGCGAATCATCGCCGCCACCTCCATGGACCTGGAAGCGGCGATCAAGCGCGGAGAGTTCCGCGCCGACCTGTATTACCGCCTCAACGTACTGCCGATCCAGGTCCCGCCGCTGCGCGAACGCCTGGATGATTTGCCGGCCCTGAGCGAAGCGATCCTGGAAGAGCTGCGCAGCCAGCACGAACTGAACCCCGCCGCCCTCGACCTGCTGCGGCAACACGCCTGGCCAGGCAACATCCGCGAACTGCGCAACGTGCTGGAACGGGCCGCGCTGCTCAGCGATGACCTGATGCTCACGGCGGCGGACATTCGCGCAGCCATCGGGACCTTCATCCCGGTGACACGCCCGGCGGACGCGAGCTTCGAACCCCTGCCCCATGAAACCTTCAGCCAGGCCCGGGCGCGCTTCGACCGGCACTTGATCGAAACCACCCTCGCGCAATGCGGGGGCAAGGTGGTCGAAGCGGCCGGGCGGTTGGGGCTGGGGAGGTCGACGTTGTACAAGAAGATGGTGGCGTTGGGGATTGCGGAGTCTCAATAA